The nucleotide window ACATTGCCCCTGTGGCTGACCAGTCTGCGCAATCAGTTCCTGCTGTTTATCCTGCTGTTTTGCCTGCTGCAGTTTGCCGGTGTCCTACTGTTAAACCAACACGTTAATCAGACGCAGATTTCACTGCAGCAGGCCGGTCAGCTGCGGGAACGGCTGACGCTGCTCGATAAAGCGCGGATAGAACTGCTGACCGCGAGTGATAACAGTCACCGCGCCGGAATCTATCTGATGCAGGATCAGCAAAGTGGCTCGGTGGATAGCTGGAAAAGCCTGGCGGCCGCAGCCAGCCTCTCGCTTGATCAGGCGCGGACGCTGTTTACCGCCTATCATGCCCGGCCGGAAAGCGGGCTGGCTCAGGGCTTTGCGCTGCTGACCGATGGCCTGCAGGAGCAGTTAAAAGGCCTGGCAGCGAACGACATCAACGCCTTTTTTATGGTGCCGATGCAGGCGTTCCAGCAGCAGTTTAACGACGCCTGGTTCAGCGAAATCGCGCAGGCCAATCAGCAACTCAGCGCCGTAAACCAGACCACGCTGGATATGCTCAGGCAGAGCCGCAATCTGTCACTGGTGGTCAGCGCGGTGCTGACGCTGCTGCTGATGCTGGCCACCGGCCTGCTGATGCGCGGCGTGCTGCTGCCGCTGCGCCGGGCCAACGCGCAGCTGGCGCAGATTGCCACCGGCGATCTGCTGGCCTCCCAGGCGATGCCACGCCGTCAGTCGCTGGAAACGCGGCAGCTGTTTCACTCAATGGATACCATGCGCCTCGGCCTGCAGCAGATTGTCAGCGATATCAGCACGGTGGCGGTCAGCGTCGCTGCCGGCGCAGAAGCGATGCAGCAGCATAATCAGCAGGTCATGCAGCAGCACCAGGCGCAGAATGCCAGCTTTCATCATTTGTCACAGCGTCTGCATCGCGTTGCGGAAGAGGTGGAAAACGGCGCGCACTTCTCGCAGCAGGCTGCCCGCGAAGCGGAATCGGCCGATACCCTGATGCGCCACTGCGCGCAGGAAGTGGCGAACGTGGAAAATCAGATGCAGCAGATTGTGGCGGCCGCAGGGGATATTGCCGGCATTGTCGGCATGCTGGATAACCTCTCAACCCAGACGCGCCTGCTGTCGCTGAATGCGGCGATTGAATCCGCCCATGCCGGCAGCCTGGGCCGCAGTTTTGCCGTGGTGGCCGAAGAGATGGGACTGCTGTC belongs to Candidatus Pantoea soli and includes:
- a CDS encoding methyl-accepting chemotaxis protein — protein: MSLLTLITLPRRLRGRFTLPLWLTSLRNQFLLFILLFCLLQFAGVLLLNQHVNQTQISLQQAGQLRERLTLLDKARIELLTASDNSHRAGIYLMQDQQSGSVDSWKSLAAAASLSLDQARTLFTAYHARPESGLAQGFALLTDGLQEQLKGLAANDINAFFMVPMQAFQQQFNDAWFSEIAQANQQLSAVNQTTLDMLRQSRNLSLVVSAVLTLLLMLATGLLMRGVLLPLRRANAQLAQIATGDLLASQAMPRRQSLETRQLFHSMDTMRLGLQQIVSDISTVAVSVAAGAEAMQQHNQQVMQQHQAQNASFHHLSQRLHRVAEEVENGAHFSQQAAREAESADTLMRHCAQEVANVENQMQQIVAAAGDIAGIVGMLDNLSTQTRLLSLNAAIESAHAGSLGRSFAVVAEEMGLLSQQSGASTRQIDGLIQHTRQHVDDGFEKVQALEMLFAQISGAVSGVVTQLSELQANSSAQSHRVSRIAQEVIGMSDELQQNEALTARQVQAAAQLRELAERLAGHARQFRVASA